The genomic interval CCGCGTGCGCGCCGAGTTCGAAGTCGAAGAGTGGAAAAACGGCCGCGAGCGCATTGTCATCACGGAACTGCCCTACCAGTCGAATAAGGCTCGCCTCGTCGAGCGCATCGCCGAAGACGTTAACGACGGCGAAATCGAGGGCATCTCCGACCTGCGCGACGAATCCGACCGCGACGGCGTCCGTATCGTCGTCGAGTGTACCCGCGGGGCAAACGTCGAGGTCGTCAAGAACAAACTGCTCGAGAACCATCTCGAGCGAACCTTCGGCGTCATCAACCTCGCGCTGGTCGATGGCCAGCCACAGGTGCTCTCGCTCAAGGAAACACTCGCAGAGTACGTTTCCCACCGGCGCGAAGTCGTCCGCCGACGCAGCGAGTACGATCTCAGTGAAGCCGAAGACCGCGCACACATCCTCGAGGGACGTCTGAAGGCCGTCGAGAACGCTGACGACGTGGTCGAGTTGATTCGCAACAGCGAGACACGCTCTGATGCGAAAGACGCACTGAAAGCAGCCTATGACTTCTCGCAGGCCCAAGCAGAACACATCGTCCGGATGCAACTGGGCAGCCTCACGTCGATGGAGACCGCCGAAATCGAAGACGAGTACGACGAGGTTCAGGCCGAAATCGAGCGCCTGAACGCGATTCTCGGGAGCGAGCAGGAGTTGCTCTCGGTCATCAAAGACGAACTCCGCGAGATCAAAGACGAGTACGACGACGACCGCAGAACCTCGATTATCGAAGATCAGGGGACGGTCACCCACGAAGACCTCATCCCAGAAGAGGAGGTCTTCGTCGTCATGACCGAAGACGACTACGTCAAGCGGATGCCAATCGAGGCCTTCGACCCCCAGGGTCGAGGCGGCAAAGGCATCATCGGCGCGGACGTCAAAGAGGGCGATCGGGTCACCACGGTGTTCCGAGCGAACACCCACGACTACCTGCTTTGCTTTACCAACCAGGGCAAAGTCTACCAGCTCAAGACCTACGAAATTCCCGAGATGGGCCGAACTGCCCGCGGGAAATCGGCTGTCAACATCCTTGACCTTGACGCTGGCGAGGACATCACCGCCATCGTCGACACCGACGCCCTCGAGTCCGATGAGTTCGTGACGATGGTCACCCGCAACGGCTACGTCAAGCGAACCGCTGGCGAGGAGTTCGAGAACATCCGAACAACGGGGATTATCGCCTCCGATCTCGAGGAGGGAGACGAACTCGTCGACGTCGACGTGACAGACGGATCGAAAGACCTCGTCATCGGCACCGAACACGGGATGACGATCCGCTTTGACGAAGACGAGGTGCGGTCGATGGGCCGAACCGCCCGCGGTGTCAACGGAATCAAACTCCAGGATGACGACGCCGTTGCCGGCCTCGTCGCGACCGACGAGGACGACGGGCAGGCGCTGTTAACCGTCACGCAGAACGGCTACGGCAAACGGACCCGCCTCACCGAGTACCGCACCCAGTCACGATACGGCAAGGGACTGATCGACATCAAGACAGGCGAGCGAAACGGACCCGTCACGGCCGTCAAAGCCGTCGACGACGACGACCAGCTCGTGATGATGAGCGAGAGTGGCCAGATCGTCCGCACGCGAGTCGACGAAATTTCGACGGTCGGCCGGAACACGATGGGCGTGATCGTCATGGACGTCGAGGCTGGCGATGCGGTCTCGAGCGTCGACGTTATCCCTGCGGCGTCGATGGCTGACGCTGACAGTGACGGCGAGACTGGGGACACAGACGACAGCGACGAGTAGTCACTGCCACGCAGTGACTACCTGCGCGTCGTTCAGATACGTATAGCTAGACTGCGTTTCTCGAGGGGCATTCGAATACGACCGATTCAGAAAGAGTTAGAGAGACGAATCTAAACTTCGGTAAGTCCGAGTCGAATCTCTCCGACGCGATCAGTGGTCTGGGGTTTCGCCTGGACCGGGGGCGATCATATCCTCAATTCGAAGGATGAGGATGTTGTTTGTGTCATCCTTGCCATCGAGTCGTCCCTCGATGACGAGTTTCGACAGTGGCGTTGGGCCAACGACGACGGCGTCGTCTTCGGAGATACCGTCGATTGTGCCCTGAATGTGAATCTCTGCGCGACAGAGTTCGGGGTGATGGACGCTCGAGAGGTCGATCTCTTCGACGATGACGTCGTCGACGGATTCGCCTTCGTGCTCGAGTGGGACGGATGCTGGGTCGTCCATCTGCTGGATCTCGAGGGCTTCGTAGGCGGCGGCGGTTGGTTTGTAGCCACCTTTGGGGCCGGGGACACCCTCGACGAGTTGGAGGGCTTTCAGACTCTGCATCTGGTTGCGGATCGTCCCGGGGTTTCGGTCGACCTGTTCTGCGATATCCTCCCCTTTGATCGCGTCCTCGGACTCCTTGTGTAGATTTGTGAGTGCGC from Natronolimnobius sp. AArcel1 carries:
- the gyrA gene encoding DNA gyrase subunit A, which produces MSSDVPDPTDVEARAVENVRIEDEMEQSYIDYAMSVIAGRALPRVEDGLKPVHRRILYAMHEMGVSSGSSHRKSSSIVGETMGDYHPHGDSAIYDTLVRMAQEFSMRYPLVDGQGNFGSMDGDPAAAQRYTEARMSAISEELLEDIDKDTVDFSANYDDRLQEPDVLPSAFPNLLVNGSSGIAVGMSTNIPPHNLGEVIDATIELIDDPDATVEDLMDHVKGPDFPTGANIVGRDAIYSAYKTGRGRIRVRAEFEVEEWKNGRERIVITELPYQSNKARLVERIAEDVNDGEIEGISDLRDESDRDGVRIVVECTRGANVEVVKNKLLENHLERTFGVINLALVDGQPQVLSLKETLAEYVSHRREVVRRRSEYDLSEAEDRAHILEGRLKAVENADDVVELIRNSETRSDAKDALKAAYDFSQAQAEHIVRMQLGSLTSMETAEIEDEYDEVQAEIERLNAILGSEQELLSVIKDELREIKDEYDDDRRTSIIEDQGTVTHEDLIPEEEVFVVMTEDDYVKRMPIEAFDPQGRGGKGIIGADVKEGDRVTTVFRANTHDYLLCFTNQGKVYQLKTYEIPEMGRTARGKSAVNILDLDAGEDITAIVDTDALESDEFVTMVTRNGYVKRTAGEEFENIRTTGIIASDLEEGDELVDVDVTDGSKDLVIGTEHGMTIRFDEDEVRSMGRTARGVNGIKLQDDDAVAGLVATDEDDGQALLTVTQNGYGKRTRLTEYRTQSRYGKGLIDIKTGERNGPVTAVKAVDDDDQLVMMSESGQIVRTRVDEISTVGRNTMGVIVMDVEAGDAVSSVDVIPAASMADADSDGETGDTDDSDE
- a CDS encoding Rrf2 family transcriptional regulator produces the protein MSSIELTPSQKKILRALTNLHKESEDAIKGEDIAEQVDRNPGTIRNQMQSLKALQLVEGVPGPKGGYKPTAAAYEALEIQQMDDPASVPLEHEGESVDDVIVEEIDLSSVHHPELCRAEIHIQGTIDGISEDDAVVVGPTPLSKLVIEGRLDGKDDTNNILILRIEDMIAPGPGETPDH